One genomic region from Gemmatimonadaceae bacterium encodes:
- a CDS encoding NADP-dependent oxidoreductase, with protein sequence MSTTVSREIRLVSRPRGMPAAEHFALASVELGEPAPGQVLVRNTFMSVDPYMRGRMNDVKSYVPPFQVGQVLEGSAVGEVIASRADGFAAGDVVTSMLGWREAFVADASAVRKVDPAVQPRSMWLGVLGITGLTAWVGLNLVDVKAGDRVFISAAAGAVGSVAGQLAKLRGCFVVGSAGSAEKVKLLTGELGFDAAFNYRDGDLPAQLAAASPPGIDVYFDNVGGEQLEAALTAMRPYGRIIACGAISIYNEQTPPPGPRNLALVIGKRLTMKGFIVSDHLDQLPRFAKDVGGHLAAGRLQARETIVEGIANAPGAFLRLFRGGNTGKMVVRLG encoded by the coding sequence CGCTCGCCTCGGTGGAACTGGGCGAGCCGGCGCCGGGGCAGGTGCTGGTGCGGAACACGTTCATGTCGGTGGACCCGTACATGCGGGGCCGCATGAACGACGTGAAATCGTACGTGCCGCCGTTCCAGGTGGGGCAGGTGCTTGAAGGGTCGGCGGTGGGCGAGGTGATCGCGTCGCGCGCGGACGGGTTCGCCGCCGGCGACGTGGTGACCTCGATGCTCGGCTGGCGCGAGGCGTTCGTGGCCGACGCGTCCGCGGTGCGCAAAGTGGACCCGGCGGTGCAGCCGCGATCGATGTGGCTGGGGGTGCTGGGCATCACGGGGCTCACGGCGTGGGTGGGGTTGAACCTCGTGGACGTGAAGGCGGGCGATCGCGTGTTCATCTCGGCGGCCGCCGGCGCGGTGGGCAGCGTGGCCGGCCAGCTGGCCAAGCTCCGCGGATGCTTCGTGGTGGGCAGCGCCGGATCGGCGGAGAAGGTGAAGCTGCTCACGGGCGAGCTGGGGTTCGACGCGGCGTTCAACTACCGCGACGGCGATCTGCCGGCGCAGCTGGCGGCCGCGTCCCCGCCGGGGATCGACGTGTACTTCGACAATGTGGGCGGGGAGCAGTTGGAGGCGGCGCTGACGGCGATGCGGCCGTACGGGCGCATCATCGCCTGCGGCGCGATCTCCATCTACAACGAACAGACGCCGCCGCCGGGGCCGCGCAATCTGGCGCTGGTGATCGGCAAGCGGCTGACCATGAAGGGATTCATCGTCAGCGACCATCTGGATCAACTGCCCCGATTCGCGAAGGATGTGGGCGGACATCTGGCCGCCGGCCGGCTGCAGGCCAGGGAGACGATCGTGGAGGGCATAGCGAACGCGCCGGGGGCGTTTCTCCGATTGTTCCGCGGCGGGAACACCGGCAAGATGGTGGTCAGGCT